A part of Longimicrobium sp. genomic DNA contains:
- a CDS encoding DUF2383 domain-containing protein, with product MDTDTTRPEVGTVPAATAEILDGLNDLLQLDHDAVGAYEIAMEKLKDRDHAAQIAGFLREHERHIRELNELISELGGQPKNHPHLTGPFKLALQSLAGLAGDRGLLTAFRHNELQVRAKYDTYAAKANFWPNNIKRIIDRAALDEERHYRWVSDVMAAMGLGAGEGPELDATNAAREHLMAHGSRMDQVRETVSGVAGQARDTVTEVAGQARETVSDVAEQARERAAEMAEQARILAAQARVRAAELAEQAREKVRASGVADSVAAGAGAVRSRVEAVMHPAPRADLYGGAALGDGDYRPPSTDPMTQLRDGVQTVAAGARGAGDQFEQRYNERPLQTLVIAGIAGFFIGRLLR from the coding sequence GTGGACACCGATACGACACGCCCGGAGGTGGGAACCGTACCGGCGGCCACGGCCGAGATCCTGGACGGGTTGAACGACCTGCTCCAGCTCGACCATGATGCCGTCGGCGCGTACGAGATCGCGATGGAAAAGCTCAAGGACCGCGACCACGCGGCCCAGATCGCCGGGTTTCTGCGCGAGCACGAGCGGCACATCCGCGAGCTGAACGAGCTGATCTCGGAGCTGGGCGGCCAGCCGAAGAACCACCCGCACCTCACCGGGCCGTTCAAGCTGGCGCTGCAGAGCCTGGCCGGCCTGGCGGGCGACCGCGGCCTGCTCACGGCTTTCCGCCACAACGAGCTGCAGGTGCGCGCCAAGTACGACACGTACGCGGCCAAGGCCAACTTCTGGCCCAACAACATCAAGCGCATCATCGACCGCGCCGCGCTCGACGAAGAGCGGCACTACCGCTGGGTGTCGGACGTGATGGCGGCCATGGGGCTGGGCGCGGGCGAGGGGCCGGAGCTCGACGCGACCAACGCCGCCCGCGAGCACCTGATGGCGCACGGCTCGCGCATGGACCAGGTGCGCGAAACCGTTTCCGGTGTGGCCGGGCAGGCGCGTGACACCGTGACGGAAGTGGCGGGGCAGGCGCGCGAGACCGTTTCGGACGTGGCGGAGCAGGCGCGCGAGCGCGCGGCCGAGATGGCGGAGCAGGCCCGTATCCTGGCGGCGCAGGCACGCGTGCGCGCGGCGGAGCTGGCCGAGCAGGCGCGCGAGAAGGTGCGCGCGTCGGGCGTGGCCGACTCGGTGGCGGCGGGCGCGGGCGCGGTGCGCAGCCGCGTGGAGGCCGTGATGCACCCGGCGCCTCGCGCCGACCTGTACGGCGGGGCGGCGCTGGGCGACGGCGACTACCGCCCGCCCAGCACCGATCCGATGACGCAGCTGCGCGACGGCGTGCAGACGGTGGCGGCCGGCGCGCGCGGCGCCGGAGACCAGTTCGAGCAGCGGTACAACGAGCGTCCGCTCCAGACGCTGGTGATCGCCGGAATCGCCGGCTTCTTCATTGGCCGGCTCCTTCGCTGA
- a CDS encoding LEA type 2 family protein, which produces MRLALRASFLTIMFAALSGCAGLGLEQVLQAPSFRVDSGQQAQLRLLPPSMNRPTGGAAVRLYARVSNPNPVGLTLTRLIGSLSLSGREAADVSFPLGVPMQANGETVIPIDIAIDFSDVPGLLDVARNALSGRGINYQLNGTIGVDAGLLGQPSFGPMRLLEGDLRVTR; this is translated from the coding sequence ATGAGACTGGCACTTCGCGCCTCGTTTCTGACCATCATGTTCGCCGCCCTGTCCGGATGCGCCGGGCTGGGGCTGGAGCAGGTGCTACAGGCCCCGTCCTTCCGCGTGGACAGCGGCCAGCAGGCGCAGCTCCGGCTGCTTCCGCCGTCGATGAACCGGCCCACCGGCGGCGCGGCCGTGCGGCTGTATGCGCGGGTGAGCAACCCCAACCCGGTGGGCCTCACGCTCACGCGGCTGATCGGCAGCCTGTCGCTCTCCGGCCGCGAGGCCGCCGACGTCAGCTTCCCGCTGGGCGTGCCCATGCAGGCGAACGGCGAAACGGTGATCCCCATCGACATCGCCATCGACTTCAGCGACGTCCCAGGCCTGCTCGACGTGGCCCGCAACGCGCTCTCCGGCCGCGGCATCAACTACCAGCTGAACGGCACCATCGGCGTGGACGCCGGGCTGCTGGGCCAGCCCAGCTTCGGCCCCAT